The window GCCGGTCAGCATCCCCGTCTGGGTGATCCCGGCGTCTCCGGCGATGGTCGCGATGCCGAAGTCGGTCAGCAGCACCCGCCCGTCGTCGGTGAGCATGACGTTGGCGGGTTTGACGTCGCGGTGCAGGATGCCCGAGGCGTGGGCGGCGGTGAGGGCGTCGATCATCCTCCTGCCGATCTCGGCGACCCGGCGCGGCGGCAGCGGCCCGTCGTCGCGTACGGCCCGGTCGAGGGAGCGGCCGCGGACGAGTTCCATGACGATCCACGGCCGTCCGCCGTCGAGGACGACGTCGTGCACGGTCACGATGGACGGGTGGGACCGCAGCGTCGCCGCGGCGCGCGCCTCGCGGAGCGTGCGTTCGGCCAGCTCCGCTCGCGACGCCTCGTCGAGGTCCGGTGGCAGCCGGACCTCCTTGACGGCCACCTCCTGCCGGAGGAGCTCGTCCATCGCCCGCCACACGGTGCCCATGCCGCCCTGGCCAAGCTGGGTCAGCAGCCGGTAGCGGCCCGCGAGCAGCGTCACCGCGCCATTGCCGACATCTCGGACTCCCCGACCATCCGTCGCCTCCTGTCCATACCCGGCTCGGCACAGGCGCCTAGATAGTAAAGGGAAGGGGGCGCGGGTGTCAGCGGTAACCGTCAAAGGCGGGCCGTACGGGGACGGCGTCAACGCCCCGCGCGGCCAGGGCACGCGGGCTGGACCGGACCCAGGTCGAGACCCTGATCAGCACGTACACCGGTCGCGCCCTAGGCTTCATGGAAGAGCCGGTGGTGAACATGCTCCGGCTCAACCTCGCCCTCGACAAGAGGTGATCGGATGCCCCGCGGGCGACTGAGGGTCTACCTGGGCGCCGCGCCCGGCGTCGGCAAGACCTACGCGATGCTCTGCGAAGGCCGCCGGGCTCGCGAGCGTGGCCGGGACGTGGTCGTGGGGTTCGTCGAGCCCCACGGCCGCTCCCGCACCGCCGCCCTGCTGGAGGAGATGGAGGTGATTTCCCGCAGGACGCTGTCCTACCGGGGCGCCGCCTTCACCGAGATGGACGTCGACGCGATCATCGCCCGCCGCCCCGCGCTCGCGCTGGTCGACGAGCTGGCCCACACCAACGTTCCCGGCGCCGGGAACGTCAAGCGCTGGCAGGACATCGACGAGATCCTGGAGGCGGGCATCGACGTCGTCTCCACGGTGAACATCCAGCACCTGGAGTCGGTCAACGACGTGGTGCGGCAGATCACCGGCGTCCCGCAGCGCGAGACGGTCCCCGACGAGGTGGTGCGGCGGGCCGACCAGGTCGAGCTGGTCGACATGTCGCCGGACGCGCTGCGCAGGAGGCTGGCGCACGGCAACGTCTACGCCCCCGAGAAGGTGGACGCCGCGCTGTCCAACTACTTCCGCGTCGGCAACCTGACCGCGCTGCGCGAGCTCGCCCTGCTCTGGGTCGCGGGCAAGGTGGACGAGCAGCTCGACCGCTACCGTGCCGACCAGGGCATCGACAGCACCTGGGAGGCACGCGAACGCGTCGTGGTCGCGCTCACCGGCGGGCCGGAGGGAGACACGCTGGTACGGCGAGCCGCCCGGATCGCCGCCCGCGCCAGGGGCGCCGACCTGCTGGCGGTCCACGTCACCCGGTCCGACGGCCTCACCGGCGGCGACCCGGCCCATCTGGCCCGCCAGCGCGCCCTGGTGGAGAGCTTGGGCGGCGCCTACCACCAGGTCGTAGGCGACGACGTGCCCCGCGCCCTGCTCGACTTCGCCCGCGGCGTCAACGCCACCCAGCTCGTGCTGGGAGCCTCGCGGCGCGGCCGGTTCGCGCAGATCCTGTCACGTGGCGTGGGAGTGGAGACCGCCGCCCGGTCGGACGCCATCGACGTCCACCTGGTCACGCACGAGGAGGCCAAGAGGGGCCGCACGCGTCCCGAACGCTCGCGGGCCGCCCTGACCAGGACCCGCAGGCTGGCCGGGTGGGCCGTGGCGGCGCTCGGCCTGCCGCTGCTGACCGCCGTGCTCACACCGTTCAGGGACGTCCTCTCGCTGCCCAGCGACATCCTGCTGTTCCTGTGCCTAATCGTCGGCGTCGCGCTCATCGGCGGGATGTGGCCCGCCATCACCGCGGCCGTCGGCGGTTCGCTGCTGCTCAACTGGTTCTTCACCCGGCCCACCGGTCGCCTGGCCATCGCCGATCCGGACAACATCCTCGCGCTCGCCGTCTTCGTCCTGGTGGCGGCCACCGTCAGCACCATCGTGGACCTGGCGGCCCGCCGGGCCAGGGAGGCGGCACGGGCGAGGGCCGACGCGGAGGTGCTCGCCACCCTGGCCGGGCACGTGCTGCGCGGCGAGGCCGCGCTCCCCTCGCTGCTCGGCCGCCTGCGCGAGACCTTCGGCCTGAACTCGGTGACGCTGCTCGAACGCCGCCGCGAACCCACTGCCGACGACCAGTCCGAGCCCGGCGCCTGGCGGATCCTCGCGACCTCCGGCGGCACACCGTGCACCCATCCGGCCGCGGCCGACACCGACGTGCTGATCGACGAGCGCCTGGTGCTGGCGGCACGCGGACGGCTGCTCGACGCCAGCGACAGGAAGGTGCTGGAGGCGTTCGCCGCCGAAGCGGCGGTCGCGCTCCGCCAGGAACGCCTGCGGGAGGAGGCCGACCAGGCCAAGCCCCTGGCGGAGGCGGACAGGATGCGCACGGCGTTGCTCGCGGCGGTCAGCCACGACCTGCGCACGCCGCTGGCCGCCGCCAAGGCGGCCGTGGAGAGCCTGGGCAGCGGCGACGTCGACTGGTCGCCCGAGGACCGCGCCGAACTCCTGGCCACCGCGGACGAGTCGCTGGCCAGGCTGGGCCGGCTGGTGGACAACCTGCTCGACATGAGCCGCCTGCAGGCGGGTGCGCTCGGTCTGTCCCTGCAGCCGGTGGCGCTGGAGGAGATCGCGCCCCGGGCGATCGACGACCTCGGCCCGCTGCGCGACCGGGTGAAGGGCGACCTGTCCACCGATCTGCCCGAGGTCATGGCGGACCCGGCGCTGCTCGAAAGGGTGCTGGTCAACCTGATGACCAACGCCGTCCGCTACAGCCCGCCGGAGGAGCAGGTCCTCATCACGGGCAGCCGGTACGGCGACCAGGTCGAGATCCGGGTGATCGACCGGGGGCCGGGCATCCCGGCCGAGGCGGTCGAGCAGGTGTTCGTGCCGTTCCAGCGGCTCGGCGACCGCGACAACGACACCGGCGTCGGGCTCGGCCTCGCGCTCTCCAGAGGGCTGACCGAGGCCATGGGCGGCACGCTCACGCCCGAGGAGACACCAGGGGGAGGCCTTACCATGATCGTGAAGTTGCCCATCTCGGCCCCGGCGCGGACACCATGATCAAGATCCTCGTCGTCGACGACGAGCCGCAGATGCTGCGGGCGCTGCGCATCAACCTCGTCGCCCGCCACTACGAGGTCGCGCTCGCGGCCGACGGCGGCGCCGCCCTGCGGGTGGCCGCCGAATGGCACCCCGACCTCGTCGTCCTCGACCTGGGGCTGCCCGACATCGACGGCGTGGAGGTGATCCACGGCCTGCGCGGCTGGACGAACGTCCCCATCGTCGTCCTGTCGGGCCGGGCGGGGAGCGCGGACAAGATCGAGGCGTTGGACGCGGGCGCCGACGACTACGTCACCAAGCCGTTCGGCATCGACGAGTTCCTGGCCCGGATCCGGGCCGTCTCCCGGCGGGCCACCGCCCAGGAGGCGGAGCTCGCCCGTATCCGGCTCGGCGACCACGTGGTCGACCTGACGACCAAGACGATCTCCCCGACCGTACGGCTGACGCCCACCGAATGGCACATCCTGGAGCTCCTGCTGCGCAACCCGGGCAAGCTCATCCCCCAGCGCTACCTGCTGACCGAGGTGTGGGGCAGCAGCTACGTCAAGGAGACCAACTACCTGCGCCAGTACATGGCCCAGCTCCGCAAGAAACTCGAACGCGACCCCGCCCGCCCGGTCCACCTGATCACCGAACCCGGCATGGGCTACCGCTTCACCCCCTGATCCCGGCCGGACGCCGGGACCTCAGGCGCCGGCCCGCTTCGGGGCGGGAGGTGCCGAGGCGCCCTCCGCCTGCTGTCCGGGAGGCGCGATCGGCGCAAGCTCAGGGGCGGCGGCCTCCGCCAGCGCGGGCGACGGCTTCTCCTCCGGCGGCACCTGTTCGGCACCGGCCACCGCCGATCCGGTGTCCGGGCCGGTGTCCGGGCCGGTCCGGACGGCACGGTCAAAGAAGCGCAGCAGCTCCACCGGCAGGGGCATGATCAAGGTGGAGTTCTTCTCCGCGGCGACCTCCACCACCGTCTGCAGCAGGCGCAACTGCAGCGCGCCGGGCGTCTGCGCCATGATGCCCGAGGCGTCGGCGAGCTTCTGGGCGGCCCGCAGTTCGCCGTCGGCCACGATCACCCGGGACCGGCGTTCCCGTTCGGCCTCGGCCTGGCGCGACATGGAGCGCTTCATGCTCTCCGGGAGCTGGACGTCCTTGATCTCGACCCGGTCGATGTGGACGCCCCAGCCGAGGGCGGGACTGTCGATCATCAGGGCGAGGCCCTTGTTCAGCTCCTCACGGTTGGTGAGCAGGTCGTCCAGCTCGCTCTTGCCGATGATCGAGCGCAGCGAGGTCTGCGCCACCTGCTCGACGGCGAACAGGTAGTCCTGTACCTCGATCGCGGCCCGCATCGGGTCCCGCACCCTGAAGTAGGCGACCGCGTCGACGCGGACGGAGACGTTGTCGCGGGTGATGCCCTCCTGTGTCGGAACGGGCATGGTGACGATCTGGACGTTGACCTTCCTCATGTGGTCGACGCCGGGCAGGAGAAGCCTGAGTCCGGGCTCCCTGATCTGCGGCTGGGCCCTGCCGAAGCGGAAGACGACGCCCCGCTCGACCTGGTTGACGACTCGGACGCCGGCGAGCGCCACCAGGAGGACGAGGAAGGCTACGACGGGAAGCACGATGTTGATGTCCATGGCGGTGTCCCTTCCCTTCCGAGCCTAGTTCGGGGAGCCCCCCGATGGGAGCTCAGACCCTGCGGGCGAGACGGCGGCCGAGGCGTTGCATGGGCAGCTCGACGAGGCGGTGGGTGAGCCCGACGACCGGCAGGAGCACCAGCAGGAAGACGGCGCCCGTGGCGAGCTGGTGCGGCAGGGGCGACCAGCGGCGCTCCCCCAGGATGTGGATCATCACCAGCAGGATCGGCAGGTGCACGAGGTAGAGCGAGTAGCTGACCACGCCGAGCCAGGCCAAGGGGCGCGGGATGCGGCGGCCGCGCAGCGCCAGGCCGGCGGCGAAGGTGGCGGCAGCGAGGGCCACCGTGCCGATCCACACGTCGGGCCGCACCCACCACCAGCCGGCGCTGATCGCCCACACCGGTGCGAGCGCCACGAGGAGGAGGGTGAGAGCCACCGGCCGCAGCGTGCCCGAGCCCCGCTCCCACCGGTGGATCGCGGTCCCGGTGAACATCACTGCCAGCATGGCCAGCCCGAACCACGGCACCCGGCTGCTCAGGACCAGCAGGGCGAGCGCCATCACCCCCAGCGCGCAGGAGGCGAGGGTGCGCAGCCGCCCGGCGAACACGCACCCCAGGCCGGCGGCGAACACCACGAGTGCGACCCAGGCCGGCCCGGCCCCCGACAGCGGAGCGGCGGACAGGGTCATGCCGGCGACGATCGCGGCCAGGCCGAACAGCACCGCGACCAGGCCACGGCGAGCGGCGCGGCCCGCGTGCGCGCCGGTGACGAAGAGGGCGGCGACCATCAGGTAGAAGGCCATCTCGTACGAGAGCGTCCACATGGTGTTGAGCACGCCGCCGACCCCCACCACGTCCAGCAGCATCGTGGCGTGCGCGGCGACCGCGTACGGGTCCCGCGGCACCTCCGGGCGTACCGGGATCCACGGCGACAGGGCCAGCACGAGCACGATGACGGCGAGGTAGAGCGGGTAGAGGCGGAAGAAACGGCCGATCCAGAAGGCCCGCACGTCGCCGCCCCGCTCCAGCGAGGTCGGGATGATGTACCCGCTCACCAGGAAGAACACGAGCACGCCGGACATGCCGAGGTTGATCTGGGTGGGTCTCAGCCAGGGCATGGCCCAGGTGAACAGGTGCTCGCCCACCACGGCCAGCGCGCCGATGCCGCGCAGCGCGTCGAGCCAGCCGAGCCTGTGGACGCCCGTCCGGTTCTCTACGGACGGTGAGCTCCGGGCAAGCGACATATGGTCAAACGTACCGAAGTGCTGGGCAGACTCCGTTCCGCGGATGGGAACCGGGGTAGTCGTGGCACCTGCCGCGCGTACGGGGAGGGGGACGAGATGACCGTGGTGCTCGGTCTGCTGGCCGTCTTCGTGCTGACCCTGGCCACCGGCTACTTCGTGGCCCAGGAGTTCGCCTACGTCAGCGCCGACCGCCTGGCCCTGTCCCAGCTCGCGGCCGAGGGCGACAGGAAGGCCGCGAAGGCGGTCCGGGTGATGGAACGGCTGTCCTTCATGCTGTCCGGGGCGCAGCTCGGCATCACCGTCACGGCGCTGGTGGTGGGGTTCATCGCCAAGCCCGCGCTGGCGGAGCTGATCGCGCCCGGCCTGCAGGCGCTCGGCGTGCCCGCGGGCCTGGTCGGCGGCATCGCGCTGGCCGCGGGCTTCATCGTGGCCACGGTGATCCAGATGGTGCTCGGGGAGCTGGCGCCGAAGAACTTCGCCCTGGCCAGGCCGGAGTCCCTGGCCCGCGCCCTGTCCGGCTCGACGCTCGGCTACCTGGCCGTCGCCGGTCTCGTCATCCGGCTGTTCGACGCCGCGGCCAACAAGCTGTTGCGCGCCGTCGGCATCGAACCCGTCGAGGAACTGCACCACGGCGCCACCCTGGAGGAGCTCGGCCACATCATCGGCGAGTCGGAGGCCCACGGCCACCTGCCCGGCAGCCAGGCCGACGTGCTGGAGCGGGCGCTGGCGTTCTCCGACCACACCGCCGGGGAGGTCATGGTGCCCCGGGTGGACGTGATCACGGTCAACGCCGGGGTCACGATCCCCGTCCTGGACGAGCTGATCGCCACATACGGCCACACCCACTACCCCGTGGTCGGCGACCGGCTCGACGACGTCACCGGCATCGTGAGCCTGCGGGAGCTGATCCGCGTGCCGCCGGACAAGGCCCACGACACGCGGGTCGGCGACATCGCGCGCGACGTCCTCGTGGTGCCGTTCTCCCTCTCGCTGCCCGACCTGGTCGAGCAGCTGCACGCCCGGGGCGAGGAGGTGGCGTGCGTGGTGGACGAGCACGGCGGCCTGGCCGGGCTGGTCACGTGGGAGGACGTTGCCGAGGAGCTGGTCGGCGAGATCGCCGACGAGAACGACCTGGCCGACGCCTCGATGCTGCGGCGGGGTGACGGCTGGGAGGTGGACGGCGGGCTGCGCATCGACGAGATCGCCCTGGCCACCGGCCTGGAGCTGCCCGACGAGGACGAGTACGACACGCTGGCCGGGCTGATCCTGCACCGGCTGGGCCGCTTCGCCGTACCGGGAGACGTCATCACCGAGGAGCTGCCGCCGTCGCTGGAGGACGGCGCGCACACCCACGTCCGGGTCGAGGTGCTCGCCATCGACCGCCACGTACCCGAGCGGGTCCGGCTGACGCCGGTGGTCCAGGAACGGACAGCCGCCGAGGACGGGGGCCCGTCGTCGTGAACCTGGCCACCGGGCTCGCCGTCACCCTCGCGTTGCTGGCCGGCAACGGGTTCTTCGTCGCCGCCGAGTTCGCGCTGGTCGCCGCCAAGCGGCACCGCCTGGAGCAGGCCGCCGCGCGGGGCAGCCGGGCCGCCGCGGCCGCGGTGTCCGGCATCAAGGAGCTGTCGCTGATGCTGGCCGGCGCCCAGCTCGGCATCACGCTGTGCTCGCTGGGCCTCGGCGTGGTCTCCGAACCCGTCATCGCCGGCACCCTCACTCCGCTGTTCCACACCCTCGGCCTGCCGACGGCCGCCGCGCACGCGGTGGCGTTCGTCATCGCGCTCGCCATCGTGACGTTCCTGCACATGGTGATCGGCGAGATGGCTCCCAAGTCGTGGGCCATCGCCCACCCCGAGCGTTCGGCGATCCTGCTGGCGCTGCCGTTCCGCGGCTTCACGGTGGTGGTCCGGCCGCTGCTGCGGCTGCTGAACGGCGCGAGCGACCTGCTGCTGCGGGCGTTCGGCGTCCGGCCCCGTGCCGACGACGCCAACCCGCGCACGCCCCAGCAGCTCCGGCACCTGGTCGAGGAGTCACGCCGGCTGGGCCTCATCGAGCCCGAGGACCACGGGGTGCTGAGCCGGGCCCTGCACGCCCCGACGACGGCCGTCGAGCCGCTCGTCGTCCCCAGGCAGGACATCGTCGGCGTCCCCGCGGACGCCTCCGTGCACGAGGTGGTGGACGTCTCGGCCCGGACGCGCCGGAACCGGCTCGTCGTCTGGGACGGCGACCGGCCGCTCGGGGCGCTGCACGTGCGTGACGCCTACCTGGCGCGCGCCCGCGGCGCCGCCCCCACGGCCGGCCGCCTCGCGCATCCGGTCCCGGCCGTGACCCCGGACACGCCGGTGTCCGACGCCGTCGCGACGCTCCGCGCGGCCCGCAGCCAGCTCGCCCTCGTCAGGGACGGCGACGGCGAGCTGCTCGGCCTGGTGAGCCTGGACGACCTGCTGACCACGCTGCTCGTGCCCGCGTAGGGCATGGCCGGCGGCCCAGGTGTGCGCGGGCCGGCAAGCTCCGGTCACGTGAGAGTGGGAGCCGTCACGAGCCCACCCGAGGGGGCCGTGCGGCGAGGCGCTGGCGGCGCAGTTGCTCGGCGAACTCCCGGGCCATGGCGAGCTGCTCGCGCAGCCTCTCGGCACGGTCGGCCACCGCCCGCTCGAACAGGTGCAGCCGGCCGAGAAGCGTGGGGTCGTCGTCGCCGGCCGCGATCCGGTCGGTGATGTCGAGCAGGTCGCGCATCTCCTCCAGGCTGAAGCCGAGCGGCTTCATGCGCTTGACCAGGGCGAGCCGGCCGATGTCGGTCTCGTTGTAGAGGCGGAAGCCGCCGGGCGTGCGCTCGGGGACGACCAGGCCGACCTCCTCGTAGTGCCGGATCGTCCGCAGCGACAGCCCGAGCCACTCGGCGACCTCGCCGATCTGCACCAGCCCTTCGGCCATCCCGGTCCTCCACCTCGTCTCAGCCGGCCCTCGCCTCCTCACCGGCGCTGAAGGCGTTCTGGTGACGATACCCCGCGACCGGGGCGGGCTTTCGCGGCTGGATGCCTGGCGGCGTCGCGCGCCCTCGCGGGTCGTGGCGGGGCGCGCTGGTGGGCCTGCAGCGGGTGAGCACGCGGCGAAGCGGAACCCGCCGGCAGGCCGTGATCAACCCTACTCTCACGAGAGGAGAGGATGGAAGTCCGGTCAGGCGCGCGACTCGCGGAAGCGCTTGTACACGTCGTGGGCGGTCACGGCCAGCACGCCCAGCGTGGCGACGGTGTAGAAGGCGTCCGGTGCCGCCAGGCCGTGCCGGAGGTCGGCCAGGAAGGCCGGGTTGAAGAACTGCCGGCTGTAGAAGATCCAGGCCATGGGCAGGGCGAACAGCGCACTCGCGGCGGCGTACGCGGCGACCAGCGGGGTGGTCCACCGGCCGGCGGCGATCCGGAACAGGCCGAGCACGACGAGGCCGGCCAGCCCGGCGAGGACGGGCCAGATCAAGCCCGACCACAGGGCCGGGTCGAGCAGCGGCAGCCGCTCACCGCCGTCGGCCACGTACGGCTGGGCGGTGTACTGCCAGATGATCAGTCCGAGCAGCAGCGCGTCCACGGCCAGGCCGCCGATCGCAGCGGTCCGGCTGCCCGTGCCGGCGACCTCGGGGAGGTCGTCGGGGGTCCAGGCGCGGGCGCCGCGGGTCGCGCCGCGCTTGCCGAACCGCTCGACCAGGGCGAAGACCAGGGTGAGCCAGGCGATGAGCTGGGCTCCGACGGTGAGCACCGTGCCGATGCCGGCGCCGATGATCGCCCCGAGGCCCACGCCGTCGAGGACGTCGGCCACCACCGTGATCACGGTGACGACGGGCAGCACGACGGACAGCACGACGGCGAGCAGCCGGATGTAGGCCGGGTAGAGGTCGGGCCCGATCAGCGCGAGCGGCCGGTCCGCGTAGCGGGCGGCGAGCCGGATCGGGTCGCCCATCTCGGTGAGCACGTCGCGCTCCGCCGCGCCCTGGACGGCCGGGTCGCGCGCCTCGATGGTGTCGGCGATCGTGGCGCGCAGCTCGTCGGCGACGTCGTCGCGCTGGTCGGCCGGGATCCGCCGGACGACCTCGTGCACGTAGCGCTCGGTCAGCGTGTTGGGGGTCATCTAGGCGTCCTTGGTCAGTCGTGAGATCGAGGTGACGACGTCCTGCCACTCGCGCACCAGGTGGGCGCGCACCCGGGAGCCCTCCGGGCTGACCCGGTAGAACTTCCGCGGGCGGGACTCGTCGGTGTTCCACTCGCTGGCGAGCAGCCCCTGCTTCTCCAGCCGGCGCAGCAACGGGTAGAGGGTGTTGCCGTCGACGGTGACCCCGGCGTGGTTGAGCGTCTCAAGGAGCGCGTAGCCGTACTGCGGCTCCTCAAGCAGGGCCAGGCAGGCCAGCACGACCGTGCCGCGGCGCAGCTCCTGGGCCTGGGTGAGGATCAGCTCTTCTGAGGTCACACGTCACACGATACTGTGCGGCACACACTAATGTCCACGACACCCCTTCGGTTGGTCGCTTTTGCGGTGGTGTGGTTGCTCTTGTCCGGTTACGGGCACGATGGCTGACTGGGGAAAGGAGCGCGCCATGACGTTCGCGATAGGCGGCGAGGCGACGGTCAACCGGCTCGGGTACGGCGCCATGCAGATCACCGGTCCCGGCGTCTGGGGGCCACCGCGGGACCACGACGAGGCGATCCGGGTGCTGCGGCGCGCGGTCGAGCTGGGCGTGGACTTCATCGACACCGCCGACTCCTACGGGCCGTACGTGTCGGAGGAGTTGATCAAGGAGGCGCTGCACCCGTACCCGGTCGGCCTGGTCATCGCCACGAAGGCGGGCCTGGTGCGCACCGGGCCGGACCAGTGGCTGCCGGTGGGCCGCCCCGAGTACCTGCGTCAGGAGGCCGAGATGAGCCTGCGCCGCCTGGGCGTGGAGCGCCTGGACCTGTGGCAGTTGCACCGCGTCGACCCCGCCGTGCCCCTCGCCGACCAGCTCGGCGTCTTCACCGAGCTGCAGAAGGAGGGCAAGGTCCGCCACATCGGCCTGTCGGAGGTGTCGGTCGAGGAGATCGAGCAGGCCCGCCGGCACGCCGAGATCGTCACCGTCCAGAACCTGTACAACCTCACCAACCGGCAGTCCGAGGCGGTGCTGGAGCACTGCGAGGCCGAGGGGATGGGGTTCATCCCCTGGTTCCCCATCGCCACCGGAGAGCTCGCCAGGCCCGGCGGCCCGCTGGACGCGCTGTCGCAGGAGACCGGCGCCACCCCCGCCCAGCTCGCGCTCGCGTGGCTGCTGCGCCGCTCCCCCGCCATGCTGCCCATCCCCGGCACGTCGTCGGTGGCCCACCTGGAGGAGAACATCGCCGCCGCCGACATCACGCTCACCGAGGAGCAGTACGCGGCCCTGTCACGGCTGGCCTGACCCGGACCGGCACGAGACCGGATCGGGCAGGGACCAACGGCCCTACGGGGCAGGGCAACCCGGCACTGCCCCGGGGCGCCGAGTGCGGGGGAAGCTGGGCGTAAGGCGTGAAGGGGTGAGGTCACAGGATGTGCAACTACTGCGGTTGCCGGGAGTTTCCGCTGATCGGGCGGCTGTCCGAGGAGCACGGGGAGATCGAGGAGCTCGCCGGCGCGCTGCGCAGGTCCGTCGCGGGCGGGCGGCACGGGGAGTCCCTGGCGCTGCTGGACGCGCTGGTGGCCAGGCTCGGCCCGCACACCGCCACCGAGGAGAGCGGGCTGTTCGCCGAGCTGCGCGCGGACGGGGCGCTCGCCGAGGAGGTGGACCGGCTGTGCGCCGAGCACGCCGACATCCACGGGGTGCTGCTCGCCGTCGACCGGGACACCCCGGACTGGCCCGCCGTGCTGGAGGCCCTGCGGCTGCTGCACCGGCACATCGACAAGGAGGAGCACGGCCTGTTCCCCGCGGCCGTCATCCTGCTGCCGCTGCCGGCCTGGGACCGGATCACCGCCGACCGCCCCCTGACGACGTAGGACCCCCTCCCCCGGACCGGGACCGGCGGGGGAGAAAGCGAGCCTGTTTCACTCTTCTATTACGAGAAATATCCGTAAATCCGATAGAAGTCCGCCGCAGTGGGGTTTTTCTCCGCCCCGGCCGTAAACCTTCATCACCGCTCGCCCGCCGCTTCCGATTCTCCCCCCGCCTCCCCTCCTACGCTGTCTCCGTCTTGAGGCGGCGGCGAGGGGATGACGGGTGCTGGGACTGCACGACTGCCTGACCGAGGTCATGGCCATACCGGGAGCGTTGGACGCGATGCTGCTGGACCAGACCAGCGGCATGGCGGTCGTGGCGAGCGGGGCGCCCGAGGGCGTCGACACCGAACGCTCGGCCGCCGCCCTGACCGAGACGCTCCGGGCGACCATGGACGGGCTGGCGCACTCGTGCCCCGGCGACACGGTCCGCATCGACGACATGCTCGTCACCACGGACCACGGGCACCACCTGCTCAGGCTGATGGAGACCGCCTTCGAGGGGCCGCTCGTCATCTACGTGCGGCTGGATCTGGACCGGTCGAACGTGGCCCTCGCGCGCTTCCGCCTGCAGGACCTGTCGACCCGGTTGCTGGCGTGACCCATGGCCGCACTCGACACGCTGTTGTCCGGTCTGGCCCGGGAGCACTCCACGGGGGCGCTCCGGGTCGGCCGGGCCGGGACGATCTTCCTCGACGAGGGCCGGGTGACGTACATGGAGTGCGCCCAGACGCCCGGCGTCGAGCGGATCCTCGCGGCGCGCGGCCGGATGCCGGAGGCGGCGC is drawn from Nonomuraea muscovyensis and contains these coding sequences:
- a CDS encoding HAAS signaling domain-containing protein produces the protein MTPNTLTERYVHEVVRRIPADQRDDVADELRATIADTIEARDPAVQGAAERDVLTEMGDPIRLAARYADRPLALIGPDLYPAYIRLLAVVLSVVLPVVTVITVVADVLDGVGLGAIIGAGIGTVLTVGAQLIAWLTLVFALVERFGKRGATRGARAWTPDDLPEVAGTGSRTAAIGGLAVDALLLGLIIWQYTAQPYVADGGERLPLLDPALWSGLIWPVLAGLAGLVVLGLFRIAAGRWTTPLVAAYAAASALFALPMAWIFYSRQFFNPAFLADLRHGLAAPDAFYTVATLGVLAVTAHDVYKRFRESRA
- a CDS encoding hemerythrin domain-containing protein codes for the protein MCNYCGCREFPLIGRLSEEHGEIEELAGALRRSVAGGRHGESLALLDALVARLGPHTATEESGLFAELRADGALAEEVDRLCAEHADIHGVLLAVDRDTPDWPAVLEALRLLHRHIDKEEHGLFPAAVILLPLPAWDRITADRPLTT
- a CDS encoding roadblock/LC7 domain-containing protein, whose amino-acid sequence is MLGLHDCLTEVMAIPGALDAMLLDQTSGMAVVASGAPEGVDTERSAAALTETLRATMDGLAHSCPGDTVRIDDMLVTTDHGHHLLRLMETAFEGPLVIYVRLDLDRSNVALARFRLQDLSTRLLA
- a CDS encoding PadR family transcriptional regulator yields the protein MTSEELILTQAQELRRGTVVLACLALLEEPQYGYALLETLNHAGVTVDGNTLYPLLRRLEKQGLLASEWNTDESRPRKFYRVSPEGSRVRAHLVREWQDVVTSISRLTKDA
- a CDS encoding aldo/keto reductase is translated as MTFAIGGEATVNRLGYGAMQITGPGVWGPPRDHDEAIRVLRRAVELGVDFIDTADSYGPYVSEELIKEALHPYPVGLVIATKAGLVRTGPDQWLPVGRPEYLRQEAEMSLRRLGVERLDLWQLHRVDPAVPLADQLGVFTELQKEGKVRHIGLSEVSVEEIEQARRHAEIVTVQNLYNLTNRQSEAVLEHCEAEGMGFIPWFPIATGELARPGGPLDALSQETGATPAQLALAWLLRRSPAMLPIPGTSSVAHLEENIAAADITLTEEQYAALSRLA